TGTTCGGCAACCCCATGGCCCACAGAGCCAAGCATTTCGACGACGAACTATAGGAGCGTTAGTGCTCAGGGATGCGCTTGAAATATATTACACTCTATATCATAATCATTACATCGTATAGACAGTTAGTCCTGGGTGACCTCGTCCAAGAACTGGGCGTCATTCTCTAGCCGCGCCTTGAACTTGTCCCACCACGTATCGAACCTCTTGATCGAAACGTTGCCCTGCGGGTCCAGAAACCCGGTCAGGTAGTTGTACGCATGCTGCACAATCTTGGCAGCGAGCTGCTGCGTCAAAAGCGGGTAGACCCTCGCGAGTTGTCCGGGCGTCGCAATGCTGTTGGTGCCGGAGCGCGCAAGCACGAGGGAGCTGGAACCCTGCAGGGCAGTCTGTTTGGCCTTGGATTCCTGCAGTTTGAGTATCGCCTGGTCCTTGGGCTCAATTGAAATGCCAATGATAAGCTCTGAGATGTTGCTACTAGGCAGCCCCCCACCGGGCGTGTCATCCTCCATGTCTATCT
This is a stretch of genomic DNA from Lachancea thermotolerans CBS 6340 chromosome D complete sequence. It encodes these proteins:
- the OPI10 gene encoding Opi10p (similar to uniprot|Q08202 Saccharomyces cerevisiae YOL032W Hypothetical ORF), producing MFAAIASGNPLQLSTEVPNSGGLQHTIVLSSTKPKSYSHISLFILPNVTFPSEFAGTVYFKLSPTEEFKLFGYLSAEKPSAIFKVKLPNANMNSAADPGDGLGEIDMEDDTPGGGLPSSNISELIIGISIEPKDQAILKLQESKAKQTALQGSSSLVLARSGTNSIATPGQLARVYPLLTQQLAAKIVQHAYNYLTGFLDPQGNVSIKRFDTWWDKFKARLENDAQFLDEVTQD